The genome window gatttgatttcatggAGATTTTACATTGACCATGCTTTTATTCCAGAACTAGGCTTAATGCCCTGTGCCCTGAGAAACCGCCCCAAATGTCTGAACGTACTTTGTCTCTCTTGCATCAAACTCCTTCATCAATGCACTTGGTTGTCTTGATAGTCCATTCATAATATCCTAATTTCTGTCACACAAACCCACGGCACCCAGGCTAAATGAAGGAACAGTGTGACTGGAGTCTTGGATGTCAAAGGTTAGACAGGGGACAATACCAAGTAGCAGGCCTAGTTCTCTTACTTAACTTCCCAGTTAGCACCCTGAAGTGTCAAAAAGGACACTGTCTCAACAGCTTTAATTCTAGGGTGAGAATCAGCAAGTCCTCTTCTGCATCTCAAAGGGCACCCGattccatagtgcactacttttgatcagagcactacgggccctggtcaaaagtagtgcactacatagggaatagggtgctatttggggtTCAAGCCCTCCTGTCCTAAGACCGGAGGCTGAGGTCCGCGGGACTGAGACTCCGGTCCAGTGACCACGACTGCCTGTGTGCCACAACTGACAGCCAAATGTCAGGCTACTCATGTGGAACTAAGGCCTTGGGGGTGTCTTGGCAGGAAATaatggttgcatcccaaatggcaccctattccctacataacccatagtgctctggtcaaaagtagtgcacgatgtATAGGCTTCCATTTGTGATGCATCCAATGTGTTGGCCTGAATTTCCTGCCATGCATCCAAGGTGTAAGGAAAGCTGAAGGGATCTGTTGAGGGCAGAGCTGATAATGGACCTAATTTACACCTCCAATCATTTCTCCTAAAATATACATTTATCTCAAGGGGCTAATACTGACTTCTCTGTTGATAATACATATATATTAGTAGAGCTGCTGCATCACCCCCAGAAACatctgaataaaaaaaaaaaatatgaataaaatgttgtttttttaaagaaaaaaaaatctctaAAAAAGTTgtgcctttactagtcctgtattagaggactgATAAGGCCTTCTGTAATATGATCAACCACTTCAATAGTTGCATTGCAGAGTTCTCCAAAATAGGCCTATTCATCTATAGATTAGTCTTCTAAACTAAGAATATTGGAATTTTCCCCCTGCAGTGCCCTTAATTGAGTTTACTATGGACTAATTCATTATGAAATCATTGACATGTTGACATCGACATGTTTCCTGTAGCTGTTGACACTGATAGGCTATGTTAAAGCCACCTATTGTTCGAGCTAATCGCCCGTAATTTACGCAGCAAATATCATTTATAGATTTAAAGATTACGTACGAATCATTACGTTGTGACCGATTTAAACTGTGAGAATGACTGACAGCTTGGGTTTAGTCAACAACCATGCTTGTGAATTGCTCTGCATAAAATTCCCCTGACTTCGTGTCGGTGTCACGCAAGAGAGCCCACCCAGATCAGCATGGTATAAATGCAGCATCGGATTGGGTTTGAAAGTCTGTCACGAATAACTGCGCTTCTATTGCCATTTGGAAATTTTGCGTCCAGGAGGAGAGTTCTATAGCCTATTTCTTCCGTAGAGATGTCCGGATTTTTTTTGAACGTTTGCCAACTTGGTTTTTTTACCTACCTTGTGCTTTTTTCTTACATTTCTGTAACCACTTCAGTGAGTTTTGATTTAACCGAACTTGGAAATAAAGTTGCGAAAATTAAAGTTAATCAAAGAGGGAATCTTTGGGCGACAGGTAAGGCATGCGAAGGCTATTCTCAATCTCATCTACAACACAGCATACAATTGTGAAAGTAAAATCTGGCAATTATATCTTTTTTATTCCTAATTACAACAATGGATTAAGTCTAGCTCTTATCAAAGAAAGCTATATTTACTCTTTCAAAATATAGACTTTCAACATGTTTGGAAATATTTCATTTCACTTGAGAATCAAATgaccaaaatataactttctcTTACCTCCAAGGTCATTTTATGGGCAAGAAGAGTGTCATGGATAGCCCTCTGCTCCAGTCTCCCGATGGGCAGTCTGTGGATGCGTTCGAGGTCGCCTTGAGTCCGGAGCAGAACGGGATGGGTAATCTCTTCCAAGATGTGCTGAGGGTCGCGTTGCAAGCCCAACTCAGAGATGACACAGAGAACCGCTCTAAAAACCAGGTGAGCTATCAACAACACCAACCTGTATATGACCATAGATTTATCTGTACAATTTATAATGAGACTATCTTGTGTCAAAATTGCATTGTTTAATGGCATTATCTTAACCAGGTGAGCCTCAACCGGTCTGACAAGAGATTTAACTGTGCAGTAGAAAATACATTATTTAATGGCATTCTCTTAATATCCCATAGGAGACTGGATTGTTGATGAAGATATTAGAGAGCTACATTGAAAACAACAGAAAGTGATGCAGAGGTCTATCATAATGTTCCTTATAACCAAGATGAAGTCATCCAGTCTATGTCTATAAAGGTTTTGGTCAACATGGAATCAAATCTCATATGCTTTATCATGATTGTAACATGTCTGTTCAGTTTACAGTTGACCAAAATGCTATTTGTAATGTCACTGGATCTGAAATGAAGGGTGAATCAAATGTACATGTGTATTTATCGTTTTTGAGGATGTGCTGCATTGTATTGTtgatattaaattatttatattcAATAAAACCAATTATTTTCAAATTCTTTGACATTTACCGTACATTAAATTATTAAAGGTTCCAAAAAGGAAAAGTTAAGGTTTTCATACTTAAGGTATGAACAATTTATCAGGGTTGCAGAGTGTATGTCCTGtatactggacggttctgacttagagtatgtggacaactacaaatacctagatgtctggttagactgtaaactctccttccagactcacattaagcatctccaatccaaaattaaatctaacttcgctcatgctgccaaacatactctcgtaaaactgaccatcctaccggtccccgacttcggcgatgtcatttacaaaatagcctccaacactctactcaacaaattggatgcagtctatcacagtgccatccgttttgtcaccaaagccccatatactacccaccactgcgacttgtatgctctcgttggctggccctcgcttcatactcgtcgccaaacccactggctccaggccatctacaagtctctgctaggtaaagccccgccttatctcagctcactggtcaccatagcagcacccacccgtagcacgcgctccagcaggtatatctcactggtcacccccaaagccaattcttcctttggccgccttttcttccagttctctgctgccaatgactggaacgaactacaaaaatcactgaagctggagactcatatctccctcactagctttaagcaccagctgtcagagcagctcacagatcactacacctgtacatagcccatctgtaaatagcccatctaactacctcatccccatactgtatttatttatttatcttgctcctttgcaccccagtatctctacttgcacattcatcttctgcacatctaccattccagtgtttaattgctatattgtaattacttcgccaccatggcctatttattgccttacctcccttatcctacctcatttgcacatactgtatatagactttgtctactgttttattgactgtatgtttgtttattccatgtgtaactctgtgttgttgtatgtgtcgaacttctttgctttatcttgtccaggtcgcggttgtaaatgagaacttgttctcaactagcctacctggttaaatgaaggtgaaataaaaaaaatactccaGGGAATTGTAAGAACGGAATCCTTTAGTTTTACTGAGAAAAAGAATGCCTCGTCCCCTCATAGCCTACACACATAGACCAACAACTAAGGGGAACGCAGCATACCATCGTAATAATCATTCCACAATGTGAAATTCCAGGCATGATATCAACAGCCACTTCAGAAGACCAATAAAGTGATTTAATAACACAGAGAGATATGAACAAGACCCATTCTTCACTTAAAATCGTCTCATTACTACTTGTTGACTGGAAGACTAGTCTACCAATTGACTACATTCTCATGTGTTTGTCTCTTGAAGCTTTAATtgaagaaacagagagaaaacTCCAAATTATTACTGACTGATaaataactttttattttttaatacaaaGATTCTGTGCTTGAGAATAGAATAAATCACATTATCACCATAATGCTCTGActaataaataaatgtaaatcCCATTATGTTGTGGAAACAGGGTTTATTAAAAATGCACAAAACAGTACAAGTGGATAGATATTAATTCTGTCAGTTTCTGCCCCCTTTAACACTGATATTGACTGATATTCCATAGGGGCCTATACCAGATTACTTTAGTCAGCCAGGGAAGAGAAGCTTCACTTTGCCTCAGGCTATAGCAGGACTGAGAAATCAACAGATTGTACTCACAGCGTGAGTGAGAGAAAATAACTTGCTTTTTATGCGAGCAAATATAACAAGTGTGTACTAAAAATCAAGTTGAAGCAAGCAACACTTACTTACATAAACACTACATGTGGGCGCCTTACATAAATAATGTATATTCATGATTTAATGTTTAAATCTTGTCTTCAAACTGGAAAAAAATCTATATGGTACTCACATTCACCATTTCTCTCAGTATCGTCCAGTCTCTAAGTATTCAATCTCTTATTATCCAACTCATTTTTTATTATCTGGCTTTTTTTGCATGAAGGGATGATCTCTGGCCTTCTCAATCAATAATGGCAATGtaatatatttcacctttattgcCCAGAGTCGATCCATTGTATTATAAACTGAACCAATAACATTAGCCAACTGTATTTCAATGACATTTACCAATATGTTCTGCCAGTCATGACAGTTCCTGTAGGCAGGGTATCACATTTTTCCAAACTGCTATTTGTTCTGTGTAGCTTACTTGACTGAAACTCTATACGTCTATACTGAAACATTTATGACATGTAATACATTCAACTTTGGTAACAGATACATCACTCACAAACAACAGGGCTTACACTGTGCATATGAAGGCTGACTCAATGtaaacttagcaaaaaaagaaacatcctctcactgtcatctgcgtttattttcagcaaacttaacatgtgtaaatatttgtatgaacataacaagattcaacaactgagacacaaactgaacaagttccacggacctgtgactaacagaaatggaataatttgtccctgaacaaatcaaatcaaatttatttatatagcccttcttacatcagctgatatctcaaagtgctgtacagaaacccagccttaaaccccaaacagcaaacaatgcaggtgtagaagcatggtggctaggaaaaactccctagaaaggccaaaacctaggaagaaacctagagaggaaccaggctatgtggggtgaccagtcctcttctggctgtgccgggtggagattataacagaacatggccaagatgttcaaatgttcataaatgaccagcatggtcaaataataataatcacagtagttgtcgaggggggggtcaaaatcaaaagtaacagtcagtatctggtgtggccaccagctgcattaagtactgcagtgcatctcctcctcgtggactgcaccagatttgcctgttcttgctgtgagatgttaccccactcttccaccatggcacctgcaagttcccggacatttctggggagaatggccctagccctcaccctccgatccaacaggtcccagacgtgctcaatgggattgagatccgggctcttcgctggccatggcagaacactgtgTGATGACCCTCCTACTCTGTCTGCtgtattctttctctttgctcttgttttccttattaggatgtcggcgggcggagctgggagggtcgtcagcgacatGGGACACATCTGGGCCAGGGTGTGtcccgggataaatacacctcttccccattcattgaggagactctctccatgcagacacactgttagattttggttgtggccgttttgtttgtttgtttgctttggcacctttcaacacccctcattatcacatttatgcacgcaaccactcacttacactactgattactgactaaaCACACCATGGTTAATTGTATTTATGTTACTTCTGTTAATAAATATGTTTGCTATTCCTTATTTCCAcagtctccctttttgttacggaCTTCGAGCCCGTttgtgacaagtgggggctctATCTAGGTTCCTGTAAACTGACAGTGTGAGGTTTAAGTAGTTTTATGGACATTTACCGCACACAACATCTAATACATGTAGATGTTAGGAACAAATGGTAGCCAATAGCCACATTTCCCCATCTCACACTATGGGTGCTTGATCATTCAGTAAGGTCTGCACCCAGGGTCTGCTCACTCCCACCACACATCTGCCACTTCAGTTCAGACCCACTTCAAACTTTCTGTTCACGCTCAAAAACACAGCtgagaacacctgtttaggattCCTTTTAAATAACCCAATGGCGTTCTCTCTGATGTCTTTGTGTCCTCACCTGTCTGACTCCTCCCTCATGTCTGATGTCTGATGTTCTATTGTTTTGCCTCTGTATTCGTCAGTTATCTCTCCACTGCTCcgtaccagggttggggtcaattctatttacattccagtcaattcagaaagtaaaccaaattccaattccataTTTTTCTAATTGAAAAGCATTCAAATGGGAATTTCAGCGtatttcctgaattgactggaattgaaatggaatggaCCCCTACCCTGGTCTGTACTGTCTGATGTTTGaacttttcatttttttaatcATTATGTTAGGTGACCTCCTATGTCACAAATAAATGCCATATCCTCAGCACCCAATGTCTGAAAAGCATTCCTACAATCCAGTCAAAAGAGGTCTCTGTATAATAGAGGTTAgatgattgattcaattaggaTGTTTTTTAATAAAGTATATTAGGTATTGTCCTTGTGTTCTCTTCACACAGCATGGATGTATTTGTCACTCTGGGTCTTGATTACTTACAGCTGTGTAGTTCTAATACACTAACACCTCTTCTCACATTGTTGTCTCTTGTGGTTGATTTATGATTGTTCCTCTTCAAATGTTTTCTGATTAAAGTTTCCCAGTTGTAATTACtgtttataaactgggtggtttgagccctgaatgctgattggctgacacccgtggtatatcagaccgtatactgtgggtatgacaaaacatttatttttactgctctaattactttggtaatcagtttataatagcaataaggcacctcggggtttgtggtgtggccaatataccatggctaagggctgtatccaggcactcctcgTTGTgacgtgcgtaagaacagcccttagccatggtatattggccatataccacacctcctcaggccttattgcttaaatatatgaCACACAAGTATACATAATATATTTTATACATGTAGGTTACACATTAATATAGCCATATTATGCATGGTAACATGTGTTGCATAgtgttattatcattattattactaGCCTTGCATAGCTCCCAGATACACCGTCAGTATGGAGTAGGAGGAACACATTCTCCTACACAGAATTCATTCAGCCATATTGAATTTGGCTATAATCAGTGACCCCTCAACTAGCCTATGCACATGCATGACACCTCTGGGGAAATGGTTTTACATTTAATTAGGCTGTCTCTTCAGAATGATATGCTAAATCTCAAAGGGTCATCATGATGTAATTTGTAGAtacagtaaataaataaacaaacaatcaACATTTTGAATGGTCAGATGAGGTAACACCCACCCATGTATAGGCTACAGTGTAGCACATCATATCATAGTCTTAATTGTATTTCGTAATGAACAGTTGATtgaattgaaatgtaattgtCTTTCCATGACTAATAGCTCGCACACATCGCACCGAATGTGGATCTAGGGTTTGTCTGCCGATCGTCCCGCGCGCTGTGTTTTGACCACCCACTGTAGACGTCTGACTGCCGACATTTTTCAAGCGGTTCCACAGGTAAAATTGGTGCGCAATGCGTTCGCAAATTACGTTCCGAGGTGTTAAGTACTCTCGGCCAGCAAACGCTATTGGTGTGTCTGAGCCCTAAAGAAGTGCACGACTGTAATGTTTTCAGTGTTGGTCATTGAGTAAGTAGTAGGCGGCATCCCCAGTTAGAGTATGACGTGCTAGTTCAGCCCGCCGGCCCCCAACACTAAATCTCCACTGACATATGCTCCTTCTCTCCTTGGGGAAGAGAGATTGAATTTATCATCTCAATGGCCTTTCCTTGCTTCCCACTCACTCCAATACACAAATCCCAGTTTTGCCTTCCTTGCGTGGTAGAAGATACACAGTGATCTGTCTCCTCTGACAGTCACATACACATCTGCTGACATGTCTAGCTGGAGGCTGATAGGATATTAACCAGGTTAATGATGAGGAGGgcaacaggcagacagacagccgAGGAAGCAGTCATTTGCTCTCATGAACGCACTAATGTTGATTAGGTGGACAGCTTCTTTATTATTAAGAAAGTAAACTATGTCCTTATATCACTTGATAGTGAGACAGATATCACATTCATATAGATAACTCAAAGATATCATGTATGAAGCCAATTTAATTTGCTTTTGGAGTTGTTTTGAGGAAATCATAATTTTGCAACGTTGGGTTGGCAGATGTTTTGTTATTCTAAATTTGCAGGG of Salvelinus namaycush isolate Seneca unplaced genomic scaffold, SaNama_1.0 Scaffold286, whole genome shotgun sequence contains these proteins:
- the nmbb gene encoding neuromedin Bb; the encoded protein is MSGFFLNVCQLGFFTYLVLFSYISVTTSVSFDLTELGNKVAKIKVNQRGNLWATGHFMGKKSVMDSPLLQSPDGQSVDAFEVALSPEQNGMGNLFQDVLRVALQAQLRDDTENRSKNQETGLLMKILESYIENNRK